The following DNA comes from Streptomyces globosus.
AGCTGACGCCGACGCAGACGGTGTTGAGCAGGGTGAGCAGGCCGACGCACTGGCAGGTGTCGGCGAACGCCGCGCCGTCGGCGCCGAGCGGGTCGGTCTCCGGAAGGGCGTGCAGGTGGGCGAGCAGCTCGAAGTCGCGGTTCTCCATGACGTTCTCCTTCTCTGTGACTCAAGCGGCAGTGTTCTGCCGCTCAGACCGGCTGCTGGACCATCCAGTGCCGGGGTTCTGTGTGGCGGACCCGCAGGAGGAATGCCAGGATTCCCGCGGTTCCGTCGCTCCAGCTCGTCGAGGCCTCCCCGTACTCGTTGGGGAAGACGACGTGGCTGCCGCGCCGGGCCCGTTCGGCGACGAGGAGACGGGCCAGGTCGTCGGCC
Coding sequences within:
- a CDS encoding VenA family class IV lanthipeptide, which codes for MENRDFELLAHLHALPETDPLGADGAAFADTCQCVGLLTLLNTVCVGVSCA